The segment TTCAATTCCTTCACGAATTGCATTTCGTAAAACAATTATCCGACTTTCTTCTTCTTCCAAAAGTCTAAGCCCAGCACGTATCACTTCACTTGCGTTGCTGAAACGTCCTTTCGAAACAGTTGATTCTATAAAACTCTCGA is part of the Flavobacterium sangjuense genome and harbors:
- a CDS encoding type II toxin-antitoxin system ParD family antitoxin, whose protein sequence is MGRNTSISLGNHFESFIESTVSKGRFSNASEVIRAGLRLLEEEESRIIVLRNAIREGIESGRAVDFDPKKHLETLKSRKK